From the genome of Daphnia pulex isolate KAP4 chromosome 12, ASM2113471v1:
tattagttgctttacgatcacttttttttgtcgtttaatctgcattttaaatcattttcagctgACTCTTCCTATCAAGCTACGTCTGCTGATTTGAAATCCTGCACCCAAATTACTCTGAGTAGTGTCAACGCGCTTTTCCTTACCAGCAGCAATGCGTCGTTGACGTCAGTCATGGTTAGTGAGAAACGTAGCCTACAACTGATGAAGCAACAGACTCCGGAAGCCGCATTTAGCTTCAGTCTTCGTTCATCAAACGTCTTTCCGGCAACAAGACACctgaaaaccatttttaacGGGACGACGTCTGTGGCccttttgattgaatttctgAAAGTCAATAAGCTCACAAGTTTTGACATCGCATGGGACTTGATCCAGTCGACACCTGACTACGCGCCAATGCTCAAAACATTGAAGGCATCACTGGCAAAGGAAGGATTTAatttgacgacgacgattgGTAACGAAGTGTACCGCACCGATGCATTTCACGTGAGTAAAATCGCGGCCATCGTTGATCACATATTTCTCGTTCCTTCTTACAATCGCCACTACAGCGGAGCGCAGTATCCGTTGGTCGATAAAAATCTGGAACAGGCTTTCGACTCCTTAGAACTAAACGAAGGAGTCTTCTTGAAACTTTATTCCACGCTGAATTTAAGTTGGACAAAGATCGTTGTTGGATTGTCGTTGCATACGCTTTTGTGGAAATTAAACGCGGGCACCACTCTCAAAGGCAGCCAGTTTAACCAAACTCAGGCCGTATTGCAACTTCAGAGCTACTATGAATCCTGTAAAAACGTCAACAGCACATGGCGACTTCAACAGCAGCCGAATCCGTTTTACAAGCTGGCTGTAGCTCCAACTAACGACAAGTGGATGATTCACGTCGATCCCTTTACTTTGGGAAGACGCGTGGATCTACTGAGACAGTACGGGTTTGGCGGAGTTGCACTCTACGATTATTATCAGGCaggtttatttaattttttaaaatcgtaTATTTATAAGTAATCTAACAATTTAATTTAGGACGATTTTGCCGGTGTTTGTAACGCGAACGCAAAAGTTTATCCCCTTATTCATCAGGCCGGCCTCAGCATGTTTAATAGTAGCActaaaattccatttcctgAAATTGACTCAAACGGCGGACTCTGCATTCCATTTCTTGGACTAACCAATGAGTGCAAAGGAGTCTTCAACTTTGGAACGCCAAAATTAAATATCAGCTCCACTGATTTGAAAAGTTCAACAATTTCATCTAGTTTCGCTGTGAAAAAAACCAAGGTTCCCGTTCAGACCGATCCAACAACTACAGGGATGACATCGTTAAGTTCTTCTTCAACCACTACACCAACTCCAGTTTCGGATGCTGAGTATTTAGACCAAACTAGGTGGAGTTCAGTTTCATCAGAATCCTTAAGTACAGAGCATTCTCTTTCCTATGTAAATCTACCTAGACTTGCATCAACTGAAATTAAGCTGGATTTTCCGTCAAGTGAGTATCCTCATTATCTAGATTACTCAACTTGCAATAATGCGCATTCTTTTCTACACCATCTAGCGTATAGCAGCGAGATAAAATTACCTGTTGCCGAATCTTTTGTTACGACAAGTGTTTCTGTAAATGCTGCAACCGGAGGTTTTCTCGGGAAAGATGAGATATGGCGTGACAATCTAACTTACTTGTCTGGCGTTACCAAGGCATCTGCTCTCAGCCAAAATGATGGCTCATATGTCGCAGCAGCCTTTAATCAGCACATTCAACAGCCCACTTCACCAAACACGGTTTCCGTTATTGATGCTGGTATACATAAACTCAATctaaaaaagtaaactttcattaaataataatacgttTTCACAAATATTATTGCAGTACCCACTACATCTTTACCAGAAATACGCACCGGGAATAGAATCGAATCTCGCTCTGCGTCTGCTACCACAGTGTTGTCAACATTGCCACCCAAACGTAAATattaatcataatttttttcactcgTAAATATTAACACTGAAATACTATTTTATTATGTACCTAGTCACCGTTGAAAGTGAAGTTACTGCGGTGGAGCAATTCGCATTACCTACTTCAGAGATTGAGCGGGCGACAGACTTTACTATCGTTTCAACCATTCCATCATCTGAAGCGAGTGTCGTCACATTAATCCAAGTAGATACGGAGCCAACATCAACCTATGGTACTCAATGTTAGAGCTCCAACTTTTCctacacattttttcaatttcactttttaaattcaacagGATTAAAATTGATAGGTGAAATAACAACAGTTTCATCGAAGTCTGCTTCTGTTCATGAAACCTTCACCCCTGATACCATACCCCTCGCCTCAACAGAAGGAGATATCCAGAATTTTACAGACGACAAATCATCCGAGAAAGAGGCCTCGGATGTCACTAGTTCAGTGACTGAAAATGTTTCTGTTTCAAGTACTGAGCAGTcttcattaattattgaaaacAATGGTATGACATCACAAAGagtttgattttaattctGACTTAACTTGAATTTCTTATCACAGAGAATACTTCAGCTCCCGCAGAGACAGACAGCATTGCGACCACCAGGACAGCAGCATTTGGCAATCAACAACCTTCGAGTCAATATTCTGGGTCAGTAGGTGATTCAATGGAGGAGACCACCACTGAGCTTCCCAGCTCATCATCTGATACCCAACAAGACTGGACTTCTCCGATTCCAAGTTCGGTTGCATTTAAAACTTTGCCTATTGACACCGTGATGGAGTCATTGTATGGAGAATTTGTTCTTACTTCAGAGGAGCCACAAACGAACGATGCGTTTTCATCAGAAATGACATCAGCAGGATATCAAGGTACCGTATCCACTGTTCCACCTTCGTCCACTCCTATCGAACAGTTCACGATACGcaaaatttcttcagagaCTGAAGAAATATCAACGGAAAGCCATATTTTCTCTGACGTATTTCCTTCGACTATCGAAGTGATTCCGCCCCTGATCCTGACTACTGCTCAAGACACCACGGGATTACTAACCGAATATGGTAATATTGATTCTGCTAGTTCGATGGCGTCTATTGAGGGAACCCAATTCACCACTGATTTTCACCTCTCAACACCAAGTGCTCCTAGTCGTGAGGATGTTAGCAGCACCAACTATAATCCCGTGTCCGTGGCTACGACAGACCCTCCATTGGAAAAATTCCGTTTAATACCAGTAAAATTGTCAGTACCCAAATCGAGCAGTGTAATTTTGGAACCTGTTGCCCCAACTGAAGATCCAGCTTTTTCGTCCACATTGCAACATGTATCTGGTTTTGATTCGACCGACGCATTTTTTCCGACCGAACAATTTTCAACTTCGTCTAGGCCATTAGTTTCGAGTACGAATTCTCCACTTTTCAGCGAATTTGAAACGGAGTCAGCCGAACAAAACGATGTTTCTACTCTGACaccaatttttgaaaatgaggcACCTGGAGATTCTATGTCAACTCCGGAAGAGTCAGAAAACGTAATGCCGGGCTATTTAAATGCTACCGACCAACCAGCAACCAGTATCCCGGAAATTGATTCATCTCAAGGGTATTCAAACGAGCATTTCACTAACGTCGACACCACGCCAGCTGAAATATCAGACATTGAAAGCAGTGTTGTATCGGATGGGTTATATCCTACTGCAGGGATCCCCAGCATTTTGGAGTCGTCAACTGAAACTGAATTGCATTTTAGTTCAACTTCTGATAGTTCAGCGGTGTCTACTACAGTTCAACCTGGTGAGCCAACTGAAGACAATTTATCCAGTACGTTGTCAATGCCCTACAACTTAGAAGCGTCGAACATTCCAACAGAAATTCAAGATTTGTCGCAGTACTCTTCCAGCGATGTCTCTGTAAGCGATTTGTCATCTTTTGCTGCAGCAACATCAGGCAGTCTTTCTTCGGATTTATTTTCTCCCACCTTTGAACCAACCACTCCTGTTGATCAAGAATCTTCTTCCACCTTTTCCATACCCAACGTTATGGATTCGTCAACACAAGAACGGCTTCAAGATTTTAGTTCTCCAAATTCACTAACTTCCACTGAAGAAACAGATAACGACAATAGCCTttcaactactactactctccCAATTATGTTAGACGCTAGCACCATGGATACCGATGGAAATAGTATCTTGTTTTCCACGAAAAACTTCTCCTGGGAAACATCCCAATCAGAAATAACGTCACCACTACCAGACGAGAGCAAGATTCAACAATCTTTTGATGGCCCATTAAAGCCAACTGAAAATGAATCCGCGTCTCCACGGGAACAAGACTTTTTTCCTACTTCGTCCTATGTTCCTAGTCCTTCGATAACGTCTGATTCATCCGTCACTTCATCGTTTCAATCTATCGACACATCAACAGAGCCTCACGATGATTCCCCTTCGGTTAGTACAAATTCTCCACAACTCAGCGAATTTGAAATGGGGTCAGGTGACGAATCAATTAATCTTCCAACTTTGCTACCCATTTTCGAAAATGAGGGATCTGGCGAAGATCCTACAACAACCGTGGAAGAGGCTGAAAACGTTACGCcgggttttttaaatgctaCCGACCAACCAGCAGTAATTCAACCATCTGTGGAAAAGACTAGTCCAGAAAATCAATATCAACTATTCTCGCTTTCCCCTGAAGACTCGTCCAATCATCAAACGGCAATCAGCGCATTGCCATCAGAGTTTGCGGAAACATCCCCGGAGGGCAGTGGATTTGAACCCACTCTTCTTCCAAATCAGGTAGATATTGCTTCCACATTTATTATTCCGGAAATAATAGAAGCGTCAACCGAGCGCTTATCGAGTTCCCTAACGGGAAATTCAGCTGTGAGTCCGCAAGACGATAATCTGTCAACAGCAGATTTGTCTGTGGATGTTAGTGTTGCCGATTCACAATTAGTTAGTAGCGAAATCTATCAGACTACAAGTCCCTCCATTGTGGATCTGCGAATCAAGGAAACGGCATCCTCATTCATTCCACTCGTCACAGATGAGAACGGCAGTGGTGATAGTACCCCTTTATTCGACACATTAAAGCCAACAGAAAATGAGTCTCCACGGGAAGAAGACTCTTTTTCTAGTGTGGAAGcttatttttctactttttcctATGTTTCCAACGAACAAACCACGACCACTTTACCATCAAGTTCCTCCGTAACGGCTGTTTCATCTGCCACTTCATCATTTCAATCCATTGACATTTCAACGGAGCTGCACAGTGCTTCAACTTCATTTAAGCCATCAGTTTCTAGTACAATTTCTCCACTTTCCAGCGAATTAGAAATGGGGTCAGGCGACGAATCAATTGATGTTCCAACTGAAATaccaatttttgaaaacgaggGATCTGGCGAAGATTCTACGTCAACTCTAGAAGCTGAGGCTGCTACCGACCAACCCACaatcaatatttcaaaaattgattcaacCATTAATCCGTTTTCTTCCTCATTGGCTGATAATGTTTCAGAATCGTCAACAAGGTACACTGTGACTACCACCGTCAGTATTGAATCTACTTCTCCCAGAGCGATGACAGATGCCCTAGAAGAACTCGAAGCGATTTCATCTACTAAAGTGGCAACAATTATTTCAGAATCTCTTAGTCTTGTAAGTTCATCGCCAGATTCTTCTACTAAAATTCCTTATTTAAGCTCTACACCACCAACTGTCAGCGATACTCCATCTGAACCGTCAACACCtcaatcaacattttctcaAAGTTCAACGTCACTTTCTAGCCAGAGTTTTACCCCCAAAGTGGATACTGTATCTTCTGTGGCCTTTTCAGATTCTTACACAATTACTAGTTCTACAGCAGCGTGGAGTGGCGCTTCTTCCGAAAGTTCCTTTGGTTCAAGTAGTGCGTCGACTGAATTGACGTCTTCCTCGTCAACCTCTACAATAAGCATAACTACCTCTAATACTCCTCATAGCAACATCTCAACTGATAAATGGGTTAAGGCCTCTGACGCAACGACAGAAGTTCTTTCGGCCACTGAACCAACTACTATTTCTTCGTCGAACTTTTCCGCATCATTGTCAGCGTCAACAATTTCTCATTCTacatcttctctttcttcatcCGTGGAGCCAGCATCAACTACTGTGAAGTCTCATTCAACAACCCCTTCCTTCCATACGACGAAATCTTCTCTGCCTCATTCTGAAATCCCTACTACTACAACTGATCCGTTGTCCAACCTATGGAATTTGTTGATTTCAAAGTTAAACGAAACCATCAGTCTCCCTATTAGCGGAGAATACTCCTAcgtttcaagtttcttttggtCTAATACAACGTCATCCAATCTAACCAGCGAAGACATTCAAGAAATCCCATCACCTTTCATTTCAAGCCCAATTGAAAATACaggtagaaaaatattgctGCCTATAACTAACGCTCAGAGTAacaaacacattttgttttaggtAACTGGCTTTTCGAAACTCGtcctttttggttgttgaatCGTCCCAACACGGAGGCACCGTCTTCCTTCTCAACCGACACACTTTCACTTCCAAAAGAAACCAAGCAGACATTATTGCCTGTTTCTTCCACAACGTCCAACAGCCTTGAAATATCCACGTCGACACCTATCGCAGGTAATTTTATCTCTCAAATGTTATCCTCTTTGAATATTACCTATTCCTTGTTTCATTGCAGCCTTGTTTGAGACCCGCCCTTTTTGGCTTCAACGTAGTACTCAGCTTACAAAGTCGACGCTTTCTTCCACTCCTAGCATAACAATGTCCAGAGAATCCTCCAGCACATTAGCGTCGTCAACCAAAGGTAGGAACTTCATTGTTATTCATCCCCGCACGATTTTGACATCCCGTGTATTCTCAGCACTGCAAACGTCCGATTCCGAAATGAGCTCAACAACTACAGTAACTCCGCCATCAACGGCTACATCCTTAAGCGCACAACAGTCGACTAGTTTCAATGCACATGTTTCTCGAGGGCCTTGCACTGATAACTGCACCGAAGAGTCTACAGGAAATTCTTCCGTCGTTTTTGTTGCAAAAGATGTCGCCAACAATGTCGTCTTAAATCTAAATGTGGATGCTTACATGGGCGACAAAAGgttgaattcttcttttaactttgAGAAATGGCTGGAAGATCTTCAGCGATTTCTCAGTTCGCCTTCAAAGCCTCAAACAGAAGAAATCAAACCGTCGCCTATTTGTGAATTGGCTGGCAATTCAATTCTACTTAAATCTCTTTTCTGTCCAGACGACTCGCTCTCAACTGCGGACAAAATACGTTTCCCTAATCTAATGAATCTCACTAGACTCTTAGCTCCTGCGATTATTGCCAACTTGACAACATCCATGAATCTGACAGAAGTTGTGCCTGGCAACGgatctgaattttttaatcaccAATCCAATATCAGCAGCGAAACTAGTACTGAATCCACCGTTTCCACGTCAACTGAAAGTAGCACAAGTATATTCCATTCCCAAAATGTATCGACAACTCTCGTTACTAGCAATCTCTCTGACGTCCCTTTGCCGACAGTATTGAATAGTAGCTTAGAGTCGTTCATGCTTAACCTAACCGAGCTGTTGAAAGATTCCCAGATGAGTGATTTGATATCGGCCGTGAACAACCTCAATCACTCAGTCCCCGAGGGTTTTCTTGAAAGTCTTATTCAGAGCAATAATTCTGACGATGACAGGTTTTTCAATAAATCTCCACTTAAAAATGACGTGATGGATGCGGTTACTACCCAAGCACCTTCATCGACATTTTCGGCGACGCCGTCTACCACCGTGCAGCACGATATTTTTGCAAAGAACTTTTGGAAAGCAAATAAACGGAATCCGGTCAGAAAGTTACAACGTGTAGCTGGTCCGGGGCTTGGCATCATTCCGTCTATTCGCTTACCGTTGCGAACAACAGCGAAGCCTGTCTCAAATATTTTCAGTTCCCTTGCCAAACCAGCGGCTAGTCGTCAATAATTGGAAGCTTTtcaactaaataataatatattggTTAATATTTGGATGAAATTTGACATTCCAGTTTGGCAGTTTAccatttcctcctttttcataaatttgtGAAATTCTCAAATTTTGTATTGAACTTTTCCGGTGGATTATAAAATAGTCGTGACGGATGCTACTATGCGCTTTTAACTAGAGTTATATACGGATTGATACAACTAAAATGCGCattgtaaaaaatatgtttatttgGACAACATGacgacaaatattttttttctgtatttttttccGGAACCTAGTGGTAGTGTTGTTTTGGCATTTCTTTATCCTTAAGTTTAAGTACTGTACACTGGacagggaaacaaaaattattcttgaaagaaattgacaatctaataaaaagatgaaaacaaatctGTCCCGTTGGCCTGTTTTGAGTGACATCGTTATTTTGTCATGCGCACTTTTCTACGGGGTTGTATCCAGTTGCTTACTGTATACTGTTTTAGCGATTTTTCCTCATTTGCATCCATTGGAATTATCCGTAATCAACAGATTCGTCATCgtcattctttattttcaattcaaaattttttacgACTTGTTCAGCGATAgattagtttttaaaacagACGAGGTTCTACTTGTACCTCAAGGATAATTTCATTGGAGAAACTGCGAACGGATTAAGTAAATTAACTTTCGTACCGGTACATCTTTCCTGTTTGCGTTATCCGTCTCGAGGAAAATTAGAATAACGAGGTCAACGGGACAGGAAAGGTGTATCccaaataaaagcaaaagagcTAGTCTATCAAGCAgtaaaacttttcaaaaaagaatattagCTAAGCACGTTTTGAGACAGtaataaaattctttctttctttcgctgGCGGTAGAATCCGAGATTGTTTTTCCGTATTACCCTAAAATAGCTAACGGTTCATATACTTTTAGTTTGGTTAACTTTAAacattatcttttatttttattgattggaTCAGATTTGTTGACTATTGAATAACTGTTGAATAGCTAGCGGCGCAAACGTTTTGCTACCATCGTACCGTTGGCAATTAAGTAGTATTTTCTACAAATGAGTCGAAGGTAAAAATTGAACACTCACACATTGGCTCCACacccggtaaaaaaaaaacagaaaaactaaCACGTTACTGGCGGATCGGCCAACCCTTATTATTGCGGTAGCTGTTCGCTTGTAGTGAACGTGTGTGTTCAGGTACTTTCCGACCTCCTGGAGTCTGGCTGCCAACTATATAAGAACCATGCATGCCCAGTCACCTTTGTCAGTTCCATCTTGCATTGTCCAGCTAGCGCAACCACTGCTCTTAACTGCACGCATCCAGcaagacaaaaacaacaataaaacaacatCATCCAATCTTCATCGCCTTTTCAACAACTTGTCAAATTTTCAACTCTATCATCAAAGTAAGTCCAACTTTgccttattattataattttttgagATTTCCAGTATGTTTTCTATCGTTTCATGTTTTAGAATATTGCATTGAGAATAAGTGAAACAACAATCTGTTGCTTTCAATTCCTATAGTTCAATTTATTGCCTTAAGAAATTGTCAAGCTCGTTACACAGCTCGTTTttgataacattttgaaacataTTAGTCGGACAGTTTTGTTTTGCGGGATGTACTTCTTGTTATTCGCGCGCTTTCACCTAAGCTACATTgcggcttgttgttgttgcgtccgTTCTCGCACTGTTTTGAACGGACACTAAGGTCCCCTATTTCTCCCCGTGCGGTAACACTAGTCATTCATTATCGTCCCTTCGTGACTGGTTCCTTACTAACCATCTGTTGCTGTCGTCGGTCGGGTAGCTTATCACCCTCAAATTGCGTAAAATACCTCTATAGTTTTCctttcgtttgatttttccTCGCCCTAATGAGACTATTTTTAACCACCCGGGTGGTTAGTAACCACCGGAAGGAAAGTAAGTtccgccgagaaaaaaaaattccgttcGTTTAAAtgcccatcttttttttgttttgttttgttttatctttcgCTCAAATTATGACCGTCAGGCCACTACAATAAAGTAGAATGTATCctcatcaataaaaatatttcgagcGTTAGGGAAAGACCGTGATGGATTCCACATCAATCTGACAATAAGGAACATCCCAATTTTTGTTCGTGAAACCAATTTTACCTCATGTATTCTCGATAATAATGATGCGCGGAAAGTCTTAGACTTTTCTCACTGTAGCTGGATCACCTCCTTCCGTGTCATAAAGTCGCTTGGTTCTCCGGTTGAATTGCATTGCAATTAGTTGGCCTTCTGATGACTGCACTTTTCCTTCCAATTCTTAGTTAGTTGAAAAAGCCTGAACCGCGTCGTATAACGGCGACGTTACAGCACAACTCGCAACTGACAGAAACAAGAGCCATTAACGACAGCTGTGGTTATTTTAATTACTTGTAACAATGTCGCCCTTTTTCC
Proteins encoded in this window:
- the LOC124209628 gene encoding serine-rich adhesin for platelets-like isoform X2, encoding MIWFPSFILPFVISLPTLYIKGTSLVRSLCFLIQFPEILTMIRLRRLFSFSLILFIIQVDGVQIGAKPPLLVCHVPLELKIFADSSYQATSADLKSCTQITLSSVNALFLTSSNASLTSVMVSEKRSLQLMKQQTPEAAFSFSLRSSNVFPATRHLKTIFNGTTSVALLIEFLKVNKLTSFDIAWDLIQSTPDYAPMLKTLKASLAKEGFNLTTTIGNEVYRTDAFHVSKIAAIVDHIFLVPSYNRHYSGAQYPLVDKNLEQAFDSLELNEGVFLKLYSTLNLSWTKIVVGLSLHTLLWKLNAGTTLKGSQFNQTQAVLQLQSYYESCKNVNSTWRLQQQPNPFYKLAVAPTNDKWMIHVDPFTLGRRVDLLRQYGFGGVALYDYYQDDFAGVCNANAKVYPLIHQAGLSMFNSSTKIPFPEIDSNGGLCIPFLGLTNECKGVFNFGTPKLNISSTDLKSSTISSSFAVKKTKVPVQTDPTTTGMTSLSSSSTTTPTPVSDAEYLDQTRWSSVSSESLSTEHSLSYVNLPRLASTEIKLDFPSTYSSEIKLPVAESFVTTSVSVNAATGGFLGKDEIWRDNLTYLSGVTKASALSQNDGSYVAAAFNQHIQQPTSPNTVSVIDAVPTTSLPEIRTGNRIESRSASATTVLSTLPPKLTVESEVTAVEQFALPTSEIERATDFTIVSTIPSSEASVVTLIQVDTEPTSTYGLKLIGEITTVSSKSASVHETFTPDTIPLASTEGDIQNFTDDKSSEKEASDVTSSVTENVSVSSTEQSSLIIENNENTSAPAETDSIATTRTAAFGNQQPSSQYSGSVGDSMEETTTELPSSSSDTQQDWTSPIPSSVAFKTLPIDTVMESLYGEFVLTSEEPQTNDAFSSEMTSAGYQGTVSTVPPSSTPIEQFTIRKISSETEEISTESHIFSDVFPSTIEVIPPLILTTAQDTTGLLTEYGNIDSASSMASIEGTQFTTDFHLSTPSAPSREDVSSTNYNPVSVATTDPPLEKFRLIPVKLSVPKSSSVILEPVAPTEDPAFSSTLQHVSGFDSTDAFFPTEQFSTSSRPLVSSTNSPLFSEFETESAEQNDVSTLTPIFENEAPGDSMSTPEESENVMPGYLNATDQPATSIPEIDSSQGYSNEHFTNVDTTPAEISDIESSVVSDGLYPTAGIPSILESSTETELHFSSTSDSSAVSTTVQPGEPTEDNLSSTLSMPYNLEASNIPTEIQDLSQYSSSDVSVSDLSSFAAATSGSLSSDLFSPTFEPTTPVDQESSSTFSIPNVMDSSTQERLQDFSSPNSLTSTEETDNDNSLSTTTTLPIMLDASTMDTDGNSILFSTKNFSWETSQSEITSPLPDESKIQQSFDGPLKPTENESASPREQDFFPTSSYVPSPSITSDSSVTSSFQSIDTSTEPHDDSPSVSTNSPQLSEFEMGSGDESINLPTLLPIFENEGSGEDPTTTVEEAENVTPGFLNATDQPAVIQPSVEKTSPENQYQLFSLSPEDSSNHQTAISALPSEFAETSPEGSGFEPTLLPNQVDIASTFIIPEIIEASTERLSSSLTGNSAVSPQDDNLSTADLSVDVSVADSQLVSSEIYQTTSPSIVDLRIKETASSFIPLVTDENGSGDSTPLFDTLKPTENESPREEDSFSSVEAYFSTFSYVSNEQTTTTLPSSSSVTAVSSATSSFQSIDISTELHSASTSFSSELEMGSGDESIDVPTEIPIFENEGSGEDSTSTLEAEAATDQPTINISKIDSTINPFSSSLADNVSESSTRYTVTTTVSIESTSPRAMTDALEELEAISSTKVATIISESLSLVSSSPDSSTKIPYLSSTPPTVSDTPSEPSTPQSTFSQSSTSLSSQSFTPKVDTVSSVAFSDSYTITSSTAAWSGASSESSFGSSSASTELTSSSSTSTISITTSNTPHSNISTDKWVKASDATTEVLSATEPTTISSSNFSASLSASTISHSTSSLSSSVEPASTTVKSHSTTPSFHTTKSSLPHSEIPTTTTDPLSNLWNLLISKLNETISLPISGEYSYVSSFFWSNTTSSNLTSEDIQEIPSPFISSPIENTGNWLFETRPFWLLNRPNTEAPSSFSTDTLSLPKETKQTLLPVSSTTSNSLEISTSTPIAALFETRPFWLQRSTQLTKSTLSSTPSITMSRESSSTLASSTKALQTSDSEMSSTTTVTPPSTATSLSAQQSTSFNAHVSRGPCTDNCTEESTGNSSVVFVAKDVANNVVLNLNVDAYMGDKRLNSSFNFEKWLEDLQRFLSSPSKPQTEEIKPSPICELAGNSILLKSLFCPDDSLSTADKIRFPNLMNLTRLLAPAIIANLTTSMNLTEVVPGNGSEFFNHQSNISSETSTESTVSTSTESSTSIFHSQNVSTTLVTSNLSDVPLPTVLNSSLESFMLNLTELLKDSQMSDLISAVNNLNHSVPEGFLESLIQSNNSDDDRFFNKSPLKNDVMDAVTTQAPSSTFSATPSTTVQHDIFAKNFWKANKRNPVRKLQRVAGPGLGIIPSIRLPLRTTAKPVSNIFSSLAKPAASRQ
- the LOC124209628 gene encoding serine-rich adhesin for platelets-like isoform X1, encoding MIWFPSFILPFVISLPTLYIKGTSLVRSLCFLIQFPEILTMIRLRRLFSFSLILFIIQVDGVQIGAKPPLLVCHVPLELKIFADSSYQATSADLKSCTQITLSSVNALFLTSSNASLTSVMVSEKRSLQLMKQQTPEAAFSFSLRSSNVFPATRHLKTIFNGTTSVALLIEFLKVNKLTSFDIAWDLIQSTPDYAPMLKTLKASLAKEGFNLTTTIGNEVYRTDAFHVSKIAAIVDHIFLVPSYNRHYSGAQYPLVDKNLEQAFDSLELNEGVFLKLYSTLNLSWTKIVVGLSLHTLLWKLNAGTTLKGSQFNQTQAVLQLQSYYESCKNVNSTWRLQQQPNPFYKLAVAPTNDKWMIHVDPFTLGRRVDLLRQYGFGGVALYDYYQDDFAGVCNANAKVYPLIHQAGLSMFNSSTKIPFPEIDSNGGLCIPFLGLTNECKGVFNFGTPKLNISSTDLKSSTISSSFAVKKTKVPVQTDPTTTGMTSLSSSSTTTPTPVSDAEYLDQTRWSSVSSESLSTEHSLSYVNLPRLASTEIKLDFPSTYSSEIKLPVAESFVTTSVSVNAATGGFLGKDEIWRDNLTYLSGVTKASALSQNDGSYVAAAFNQHIQQPTSPNTVSVIDAVPTTSLPEIRTGNRIESRSASATTVLSTLPPKLTVESEVTAVEQFALPTSEIERATDFTIVSTIPSSEASVVTLIQVDTEPTSTYGLKLIGEITTVSSKSASVHETFTPDTIPLASTEGDIQNFTDDKSSEKEASDVTSSVTENVSVSSTEQSSLIIENNENTSAPAETDSIATTRTAAFGNQQPSSQYSGSVGDSMEETTTELPSSSSDTQQDWTSPIPSSVAFKTLPIDTVMESLYGEFVLTSEEPQTNDAFSSEMTSAGYQGTVSTVPPSSTPIEQFTIRKISSETEEISTESHIFSDVFPSTIEVIPPLILTTAQDTTGLLTEYGNIDSASSMASIEGTQFTTDFHLSTPSAPSREDVSSTNYNPVSVATTDPPLEKFRLIPVKLSVPKSSSVILEPVAPTEDPAFSSTLQHVSGFDSTDAFFPTEQFSTSSRPLVSSTNSPLFSEFETESAEQNDVSTLTPIFENEAPGDSMSTPEESENVMPGYLNATDQPATSIPEIDSSQGYSNEHFTNVDTTPAEISDIESSVVSDGLYPTAGIPSILESSTETELHFSSTSDSSAVSTTVQPGEPTEDNLSSTLSMPYNLEASNIPTEIQDLSQYSSSDVSVSDLSSFAAATSGSLSSDLFSPTFEPTTPVDQESSSTFSIPNVMDSSTQERLQDFSSPNSLTSTEETDNDNSLSTTTTLPIMLDASTMDTDGNSILFSTKNFSWETSQSEITSPLPDESKIQQSFDGPLKPTENESASPREQDFFPTSSYVPSPSITSDSSVTSSFQSIDTSTEPHDDSPSVSTNSPQLSEFEMGSGDESINLPTLLPIFENEGSGEDPTTTVEEAENVTPGFLNATDQPAVIQPSVEKTSPENQYQLFSLSPEDSSNHQTAISALPSEFAETSPEGSGFEPTLLPNQVDIASTFIIPEIIEASTERLSSSLTGNSAVSPQDDNLSTADLSVDVSVADSQLVSSEIYQTTSPSIVDLRIKETASSFIPLVTDENGSGDSTPLFDTLKPTENESPREEDSFSSVEAYFSTFSYVSNEQTTTTLPSSSSVTAVSSATSSFQSIDISTELHSASTSFKPSVSSTISPLSSELEMGSGDESIDVPTEIPIFENEGSGEDSTSTLEAEAATDQPTINISKIDSTINPFSSSLADNVSESSTRYTVTTTVSIESTSPRAMTDALEELEAISSTKVATIISESLSLVSSSPDSSTKIPYLSSTPPTVSDTPSEPSTPQSTFSQSSTSLSSQSFTPKVDTVSSVAFSDSYTITSSTAAWSGASSESSFGSSSASTELTSSSSTSTISITTSNTPHSNISTDKWVKASDATTEVLSATEPTTISSSNFSASLSASTISHSTSSLSSSVEPASTTVKSHSTTPSFHTTKSSLPHSEIPTTTTDPLSNLWNLLISKLNETISLPISGEYSYVSSFFWSNTTSSNLTSEDIQEIPSPFISSPIENTGNWLFETRPFWLLNRPNTEAPSSFSTDTLSLPKETKQTLLPVSSTTSNSLEISTSTPIAALFETRPFWLQRSTQLTKSTLSSTPSITMSRESSSTLASSTKALQTSDSEMSSTTTVTPPSTATSLSAQQSTSFNAHVSRGPCTDNCTEESTGNSSVVFVAKDVANNVVLNLNVDAYMGDKRLNSSFNFEKWLEDLQRFLSSPSKPQTEEIKPSPICELAGNSILLKSLFCPDDSLSTADKIRFPNLMNLTRLLAPAIIANLTTSMNLTEVVPGNGSEFFNHQSNISSETSTESTVSTSTESSTSIFHSQNVSTTLVTSNLSDVPLPTVLNSSLESFMLNLTELLKDSQMSDLISAVNNLNHSVPEGFLESLIQSNNSDDDRFFNKSPLKNDVMDAVTTQAPSSTFSATPSTTVQHDIFAKNFWKANKRNPVRKLQRVAGPGLGIIPSIRLPLRTTAKPVSNIFSSLAKPAASRQ